TCTACTACTGTGACTGGGCCGGTAGCTCCAAGGGTATGAAGTATGTGAAACAATTCAAACATCTTCCCTCTCTTTCCATCATTGTCTAACCTGATAACAGtggcttcatcaagtctCTTCTCCCCAAGTTCGCCGCCGCCAACCCTCAAGTCGAATTCTCCATCTCCCCTCGACCCGGAAAGCACCCCGTCGTTGTCGGTCACTACATCAATGGTCGAACTAAGCCCATCTGTGTACGAAACCTATCACCATACGAGATCCTTCAGAAGGCCGAGTTATTGCGTGATGCTAGCGGAGAGAAGTTGAAACGTTACAACAAAGCAGTCAACAGCGCCCAACCAAGTGTGCGTGGCGTCTGGTCCCCATACCACGGCAAGGGAATGGTTGTTTAAGAGCTGGCTTCTACGATTGGGTTTTCTGTACATTTATGTGTTTTGTAAACAATATTGGGGTTGCTTGTAGCATTGGGTTGCTTGGAAATTTGTAAGATTTATAGCAAGATCTCCATGATGTTAGGGGCATGAATGACAActgcttctcatcttcaccacTGGCTGAATGTCTATGCTCAATTAAgatttttttctttcttgtgATAGTTAAAGTTACAGAATCACTTAAGGAAAGTCTTTCTCACATAATAGAATGATGACCAATTATTCATGGGTATAATCGTTTTTGTTTCATTCATCATCTATCTGCTCCCATACCAAGGTATCAAAGACCTCAACGGAACAAGAACTTTTTACTTTTGAACTCGTACGTTTACTGCTTGGTAgcgttgatgatgtcgacgACTAGAAGTATCAGTTAGCACAGTGCCGTTGAACGCATATGAGGACTTACAAGCAGGCTTGAGAGAAGCACCGCCAACGAGGAAACCATCAATGTCGGGCTGCTTGGAGAGCTCGCCGCAGTTTTTCTCGTTAACACTGCCGCCGTAGAGGATTCGGGTCTCGTCAGCAACCTTGTCGCTGATACCACGGAGGAGGTCACGGATAGCCTTGTGGACCTCCTGGGCCTGCTCAGTGGTAGCAACCTTGCCAGTGCCGATAGCCCAGATGGGCTCGTAGGCAATGACAATGTTGGACCAGTCGGAGATCTGGGACTTGAGGGACTCGAGCTGCTTAGAGACGAAGTCGATGGTCTTGCCAGCCTCACGGGTCTCGAGGGTCTCGCCGCAGCACCAGATGACCTTGAGGCCGTTCTCAGTGGCGTACTTGGTCTTGGAGGAGATCGTCTCGTCAGACTCGCCGAGAATCTCACGACGCTCAGAGTGGCCGAGAATGACCCAGTTGATGTCGCTGTCCTTGAGCTGGGAGACGGAGATCTCGCCGGTGAAAGCACCGTTGGGCTTGTTGAAGACGTTCTGGGCGGCGACCTCGATGTCCTTGCGGAGGGTCTCACGGACGAGAGGGAGGTAGATGGCAGGAGGAGAGACAACGACCTCTGAGAGCGTGTTAGTTAATGTCGCTCCAGCAAAAGGAGTGAGGGGTtctgttgagaagctgggaTGATGCGCGGGGCAGGGGAACAGAAGAATGACGTACCAGCGTTCTTGTCGAGATCAGCGTTGTTGAGGTTATCGACAATCTCCTTGATGGACGACTTGGAGCCGTTCCTATAGAGGATCAAGGTAAGCTTCTGAGTAACTCCAAGAAATATCTGCGGCCTTTTTGCTTCAtggagggggaggggcagCAAGAAAATCGATCGAGCTGAGAAGAGCAGAGCGAAGCAGATTGCTATGGCGGGGTAAAAACTTACATCTTGAAGTTGCCGCCGACGAAGAACTTGCGAGCCATGACGATAGATTAATGTAAAATGGTGTTTAGAGGAGATAGACTTAGGTGAGCAAAAATTGAGGCAGATGAAGTAGAACGAGAAGTGGTGTTTTGAGTTGGGGAAAGCTACGTAAATAGTCCCTCAGTAATGGATATTAGTAGCTCAGCTACCTACCTACGTCCACGGCTCAAGGTGGGTAGGTTGTACTTAAGTTGGGCCGCTCAGGCCAGACCAAGTCAGGTCATGAATTATCGACAGACAATGAGGACATGGATCAATGGATTCAGTTTTGGTTTTAGTAGATGGTTAGGGGGGGTCATTGAGTATAACGACACCATATTATTTCTTGTGAGAGCAGCCAGTTCATTTTCCGTCTCTATATGTAGCTTAACAGCTGGACGGCATCACTTACAAGAACACATCGGCGCTCTCACTTACTTACGGCAGAGCTCGGAGCTTATTACCGTTCATTATATGCTGCCCTTCCGtttctctccttcatccACTTGTCCGTCAATCACTACCCAGTAACGCAATTTGATAGGACATACACTCTAAAACAAAAGACTTCCAGGCGTTTCTCTGCCTTGCcgtttttctttttggctGATCCAACGCAGTAGCGTCATAGTGGAGGCTCAAGGACCCTAACAGCCATCATTGGCCTCCACTAACGACCTACGAGATGGATGCTACTGAAACCACCGAGACCGTGACCGAGCCGACATCTCGGAGCTACTCTATGCTTTATAGAGGTCAAGGTCGATTGATGGCACGACAACTGCGTTATCTCTATGGTTCCAGTGAcgtgaggtgaggtgagtCTCAACCACGGAGGCAGTGGAGGGGAGAACAATCCCGAAACAGAAGAGCTGCATTCACTATCCCCACGATCTGGCCCCGGAGACCATGGCCCTGATTCTCCCGAAAAACTACAGGTTTCACCGCTGATCTTGACTTGTTTCCCACCCTTTGATGTCGCATCTACGATGTATCTACAATGAATCTAGGACCTTGAAACCAGTTACATGGATAAGAAAAGACCCTGGTCCGTCTAACAATGTCACTTAGTCGGGCCATGAATACGGTCGACCCATACACGATAATCGTGCCAGGCCATTCTCTAAAGCGTTTGCACAGTTACACCCACATGTTACCAGACTCTTCTCAAAAACAAACTCGATTGAACTCAAATCCTATCTGCAGTGATGCTATCAATATCAAAATTCCTCCCAAACAAAGTGTCTAAATCTGCTACCCTTTCCTGTTGTCAAGGGCCATCTGTTGTTGTACTTGTTCTCTGTGAAATCTGTATCAAACTCATATCAGAATGATCAGTCTATCTGTTGTCCTCCTCGCGACGTCTCcctttttccttctcagctCGACTCTAAAGTCCTTGGTGTTTCTCCCATAACGGGAACTCCGTTATCATCCTGGCGCAGCAATAGCGCAATCCTTGGGTTGACATCCGTGGTCCGTGTCCTTGGACTGATGGATTCCGGTGGTAATGCAGTGCATCCGTTCCTAGGAAAAGAGTCTACTCGGCTGGACGTGTCCTTCTGCCGTAGATCTGAGGCATCATTGCCCGGTCCTTGGGACGTCTTGGAGATTCAGAATTTGTCTCTATATTAGACGGACTTCTTATCTCTGCCTGTGCACTTGCACAAATCAATTTCGGTGTTTTTTCGGTAGCAGACAAGACTCGCATGTCTGAAAGATGGTTAGTTTGATCCAGGGATATACGTCCAGACAACTACTTACAAATCATTCAGCCAGTGCCAACCAGGGTGTTGCCTGGGTTGTTGATGGCATTGAGGTCGTTGGTGAGCTTCATCATGGAACCCAGGCGGTTCTGGAGAGTTCCGATGTGCTGGAGGTTCTGGGTGTCCTCAGGCTTGACGAGGTTTCGCATGAGGCTCTCCACAGCCTTGCGGTGCTCCATCCACTGATCAATAAGGGGCTGGGTCATGTTCTCCTTGGGCTCCGGGGGAGGAGGCATTGACTTGACAGTCGCCTTGCGGCTGTGGGAATTCTGAGTCTCGGCAGTCTCAGTCTTGCGCTTACGTCCCTTGGCAGGCTGAGCAGATCCAGCTGTAGGTGAGCCGCTGGAGCTTCCGTGGTCGTTGTGAACACGCTTCATGTGGTCACGCAAGTTCCACTGGCGAGGGAATCCATTTCCAGGAACGGCGCGCTCACAGCCCTCATAAACACAAAGGAAAGGCTTGTCGCCATGACCATGGAGTCCGTGGGCCTCA
This genomic stretch from Fusarium oxysporum f. sp. lycopersici 4287 chromosome 5, whole genome shotgun sequence harbors:
- a CDS encoding triosephosphate isomerase, whose translation is MARKFFVGGNFKMNGSKSSIKEIVDNLNNADLDKNAEVVVSPPAIYLPLVRETLRKDIEVAAQNVFNKPNGAFTGEISVSQLKDSDINWVILGHSERREILGESDETISSKTKYATENGLKVIWCCGETLETREAGKTIDFVSKQLESLKSQISDWSNIVIAYEPIWAIGTGKVATTEQAQEVHKAIRDLLRGISDKVADETRILYGGSVNEKNCGELSKQPDIDGFLVGGASLKPAFVDIINATKQ